CGTCTGCCTTGAATAATCCTAACGAGCACCACAACCAGTGCAATGACCAAGAGAAGGTGGATAAACCCTCCCATGCTATAGCTTGTAATGAGGCCAAGTGCCCACATAATAACCAGTAAAAGTGCGATGGTGTACAGCATGGGAATCTCCTTTTATT
The DNA window shown above is from Sulfurospirillum tamanense and carries:
- a CDS encoding lmo0937 family membrane protein — its product is MLYTIALLLVIMWALGLITSYSMGGFIHLLLVIALVVVLVRIIQGRRVL